A region from the Streptomyces sp. 3214.6 genome encodes:
- a CDS encoding SAM-dependent methyltransferase, giving the protein MDSDENDAIDTGTAHSARIYDYIIGGKDHFPADREAGDTMVREWPALPVHRRANRDFMNRAVRHLAREAGIRQFVDIGSGIPTSPNLHEIVQAAAPDARVVYRLLDPLPPGSHLAMSIGTADFAPAEVGRVAREYAARGMPMRLRTRAEAAEFFTGLDLVDPGIVQVHRWRPDGIGTEVVRDEDIAMYGAVARKP; this is encoded by the coding sequence ATGGACAGCGACGAGAACGACGCCATCGACACCGGGACGGCACACTCCGCGCGCATCTACGACTACATCATCGGCGGCAAGGACCACTTCCCGGCGGACCGCGAGGCCGGCGACACGATGGTCCGGGAATGGCCCGCGCTCCCCGTGCACAGGCGCGCCAATCGCGACTTCATGAACCGCGCCGTGCGCCACCTCGCCCGGGAGGCGGGGATACGCCAGTTCGTCGACATCGGCAGCGGCATCCCCACCTCGCCCAACCTTCACGAGATCGTCCAGGCGGCGGCCCCGGACGCCCGGGTGGTGTATCGACTTCTCGACCCGCTGCCGCCGGGCAGTCATCTGGCGATGTCCATCGGCACCGCGGACTTCGCGCCGGCGGAGGTCGGCCGGGTCGCCCGCGAGTACGCGGCCCGTGGCATGCCGATGCGGTTGCGCACCCGCGCGGAGGCGGCGGAGTTCTTCACGGGCCTCGACCTCGTGGACCCCGGCATCGTCCAGGTCCACCGATGGCGCCCCGACGGCATCGGCACCGAGGTGGTGCGTGACGAGGACATCGCGATGTACGGGGCGGTGGCGCGCAAACCCTGA
- a CDS encoding DUF6230 family protein — protein sequence MASSPDVTSSVDNTPENPDSGSAERRGRVRLRRAAVMAVPATFVAAGLAVLTAQGALGVQFAISGMPFVVTADRLDGEGFAQFGGLDNMIENSPNQGDTGGQVLVVTSVVKNGKITNMCQSVDLGGIQLVLRAGGGSNPVSVKNLAIDSDQITGDAEFNNIEIGRDSSTFDKVPIQGPAGVYGQQADTVVIKNLYQHNYAATAAVFKLPGLKMSFSSEGCK from the coding sequence ATGGCCTCGTCCCCGGACGTCACGTCGTCCGTAGACAACACCCCCGAGAACCCCGACAGCGGTTCCGCAGAGAGACGTGGCCGGGTCCGGCTGCGCCGGGCCGCCGTGATGGCGGTGCCCGCCACCTTCGTCGCCGCAGGGCTCGCGGTCCTCACCGCGCAGGGCGCTCTGGGCGTGCAGTTCGCCATCTCCGGCATGCCGTTCGTGGTCACCGCCGACAGGCTCGACGGCGAAGGGTTCGCACAGTTCGGCGGACTGGACAACATGATCGAGAACAGCCCCAACCAGGGGGACACCGGCGGCCAGGTCCTGGTCGTCACCTCGGTCGTGAAGAACGGCAAGATCACCAATATGTGCCAGAGCGTCGACCTCGGTGGCATCCAGCTCGTCCTCAGGGCCGGCGGCGGGTCCAACCCGGTGAGCGTGAAGAACCTGGCGATCGACTCCGACCAGATCACGGGCGACGCCGAGTTCAACAACATCGAGATCGGCCGTGACTCCAGCACCTTCGACAAGGTCCCGATCCAGGGCCCCGCGGGTGTCTACGGTCAGCAGGCCGACACGGTCGTCATCAAGAACCTGTACCAGCACAACTACGCGGCCACCGCCGCCGTCTTCAAGCTTCCCGGCCTGAAGATGAGCTTCTCGAGCGAGGGCTGCAAGTAA
- a CDS encoding sporulation protein codes for MVFKRLLGAIGVGGPSVDTVLDSGAVLPGGVLSGQVRLRGGDAAVEIKEIGLELIARVEAEHEEGESEGTVGFDRYVVGGGFRLGEGEELSVPFTVMVPWETPVTELYGQPLGVVLGVRTELAVVGARDRGDLDPLTVRPLPVQEAVLEALGQLGFGFRSADLEYGRIGGTGQRLPFYQEIELTPAPQYAHAVTEIELTFLATPSDLEVVLEADKRGGPLTPGHDALSRFTVRHDDVPVLDWNSEVDGWIRRLTEHREAYGAQAYVHAAPHTDHRTEHGSGPGVGTAVAAGAAGLAVGVVGGMVAAEVVDEIGDFFEGEDDEADADEEGGED; via the coding sequence ATGGTGTTCAAACGGCTGCTCGGGGCGATCGGCGTAGGCGGCCCCTCGGTGGACACGGTGCTCGACAGCGGGGCGGTGCTGCCCGGCGGTGTGCTGTCGGGGCAGGTCCGCCTGCGGGGCGGCGATGCGGCCGTGGAGATCAAGGAAATCGGCCTGGAGTTGATCGCGCGCGTCGAGGCGGAGCACGAAGAGGGCGAGAGCGAGGGCACCGTCGGCTTCGATCGGTATGTCGTCGGCGGCGGGTTTCGGCTCGGCGAGGGCGAGGAGCTCAGCGTGCCGTTCACGGTCATGGTGCCCTGGGAGACACCGGTCACCGAGCTGTACGGACAGCCGCTGGGCGTCGTTCTGGGGGTGCGCACCGAACTCGCCGTGGTCGGCGCCCGTGACCGGGGCGACCTCGATCCGCTCACCGTCCGTCCGCTGCCCGTGCAGGAAGCCGTCCTCGAAGCGCTCGGGCAGCTCGGGTTCGGCTTCCGCTCCGCCGACCTGGAGTACGGCCGCATCGGCGGCACGGGGCAACGGCTGCCGTTCTACCAGGAGATCGAGCTCACCCCTGCCCCGCAGTACGCGCACGCGGTGACCGAGATCGAGCTGACCTTCCTCGCCACCCCGTCCGACCTGGAGGTCGTGCTGGAGGCCGACAAGCGCGGCGGCCCGCTCACCCCCGGCCATGACGCGCTGAGCCGCTTCACGGTGCGCCACGACGACGTCCCCGTCCTCGACTGGAACAGCGAGGTCGACGGCTGGATCCGCCGGCTGACCGAACACCGCGAGGCGTACGGCGCGCAGGCATACGTCCACGCCGCGCCGCACACCGACCACCGCACGGAACACGGCTCCGGCCCGGGTGTGGGTACGGCGGTCGCCGCGGGCGCGGCCGGCCTGGCCGTTGGGGTCGTCGGCGGGATGGTGGCGGCCGAAGTGGTGGACGAGATCGGCGACTTCTTCGAGGGAGAGGACGACGAAGCGGACGCGGACGAGGAGGGTGGCGAGGACTGA
- a CDS encoding DUF6114 domain-containing protein: MTFTQWRDRFRGWRGHRPFAGGVLLVLGGAEILVTMKAPLPVILHVGMQGLAGYLLPTLMVLCGLLILFNPAQRLFYSIIAIMLSLGTWLTSNIGGFVVGLLFGAVGSCLAFGWVPDQEPRQSRRKQRKETQADRAAETIRQSNPLPGAGKPA; the protein is encoded by the coding sequence ATGACCTTCACCCAGTGGCGGGACCGCTTCCGCGGGTGGAGAGGCCACCGGCCCTTCGCAGGCGGCGTGCTGCTCGTCCTGGGCGGCGCCGAGATCCTGGTGACCATGAAGGCACCGCTTCCGGTCATCCTGCATGTCGGCATGCAGGGCCTGGCGGGCTACCTCCTGCCGACCCTCATGGTCCTCTGCGGCCTGCTGATCCTCTTCAACCCGGCTCAGCGGCTGTTCTACTCGATCATCGCCATCATGCTCTCCCTGGGCACCTGGCTCACCTCCAACATCGGCGGCTTCGTCGTCGGCCTGTTGTTCGGCGCCGTGGGCAGTTGCCTCGCCTTCGGGTGGGTGCCCGACCAGGAGCCGCGCCAGAGCCGCCGCAAGCAACGCAAGGAGACCCAGGCCGACCGGGCCGCCGAGACCATCCGGCAGAGCAACCCCCTGCCCGGGGCGGGGAAGCCCGCCTGA
- a CDS encoding substrate-binding domain-containing protein, whose amino-acid sequence MNTPLPAPPSSGSPRSVRLVVLAAACCLLLAGCSGVPSSGSDADAAGRSANRIKLALVTHGAKSDAFWELVRKGAEAAAAKDGVDLTYASDSDGAGQAELMRDAIADRVDGIAVTLAKPQAMKSPVAAAKAAGIPVVGLNSGIDAWRSVGLLEYFGQDESVAGRAVGDKLDGLGAKHALCVIHERGNIALEARCAGVKKTFTGDTEMLYVDGTDMDAVTAAVTTRLQQNPDIDEVIANGAQFALAAVQAAGKADSKAKVATFDLNKDLVSAVRDGSVQFAVDQQPYLQGYLAVDALWLYRTNGNVSGGGVAPVLTGPAFVTKTNVADVTRFASAGTR is encoded by the coding sequence ATGAACACTCCCCTCCCCGCTCCCCCGTCTTCGGGGTCCCCCAGATCCGTGCGCCTCGTCGTCCTGGCCGCGGCCTGCTGTCTTCTCCTGGCCGGCTGCTCCGGCGTCCCCTCGTCCGGCTCGGACGCGGACGCGGCGGGCCGCTCGGCCAACCGGATCAAGCTCGCCCTGGTCACCCACGGCGCCAAGAGCGACGCCTTCTGGGAACTGGTACGCAAGGGCGCCGAGGCGGCGGCCGCCAAGGACGGCGTCGACCTGACCTACGCCAGCGACTCCGACGGCGCCGGACAGGCCGAGCTGATGCGGGACGCGATCGCCGACCGCGTCGACGGCATCGCGGTGACGCTGGCCAAGCCGCAGGCCATGAAGAGCCCGGTGGCCGCGGCCAAGGCGGCCGGCATACCCGTGGTCGGTCTCAACTCCGGTATCGACGCCTGGCGTTCGGTGGGACTGCTGGAGTACTTCGGCCAGGACGAGAGCGTCGCGGGCCGTGCCGTCGGCGACAAGCTCGACGGCCTCGGCGCGAAGCACGCCCTCTGCGTCATCCACGAGCGGGGCAACATCGCCTTGGAGGCGCGCTGCGCGGGCGTGAAGAAGACGTTTACCGGCGACACGGAGATGCTCTACGTCGACGGAACGGACATGGACGCGGTGACCGCCGCCGTGACGACACGTCTCCAGCAGAACCCCGACATCGACGAAGTCATCGCCAACGGCGCGCAGTTCGCGCTCGCCGCGGTGCAGGCGGCCGGGAAGGCGGACAGCAAGGCCAAGGTCGCCACGTTCGACCTCAACAAGGACCTGGTCTCGGCCGTCCGTGACGGCAGTGTGCAGTTCGCGGTGGACCAACAGCCGTATCTCCAGGGATACCTGGCCGTGGACGCACTCTGGCTCTACAGGACCAACGGCAACGTCAGCGGCGGCGGTGTGGCCCCTGTGCTGACGGGCCCGGCCTTCGTCACGAAGACCAACGTAGCCGACGTCACCCGCTTCGCCTCCGCCGGAACGCGCTGA